The bacterium genome segment AACAAATGTAGGAAGAAAGAAAAAAAGATATAGTACATAAAAAAACAGGTATAAATCGTTTCATTGTTACCCTCCTGCAATTATTAAATTATTATTAATAATTATAATATAATAGTCCAATAAAACAAATTTTATATAAGGTGTTTTTATGCTATTAAGAAGAGTAAATAAGTGTTCGTTTATTGTTTATTGAAAGCAGTATTAAAAAAAGCCCCCCATTCCGTATTTGAATGGAATGGGGGACTAACAAAATTAGGGTACGTAAAACTACATTATTTTTTATTTATTCATTTGTTTGTCTATAGCGTCTTATAGACGGGTAGGAAATACGTGATAACACTTCGGGTGTTTTAGGTTCTTCTGGTCCTGATTTTGCAAATATTGATGTATGAACCACTGTATCTTCTACAACAACTAAAGATGTGCCGTTACCTCTTCTTCCAGTAATACTAACGTTCATACCTTTACCGGGTGATTTTTTTGCTTCAAATCCTGATTCAACAATATCAGAAAGAAAGGTCTCTATTTCCCCTATTTTTATATTTTTTTTCACTTTCTCTTTTGATAATATTTCAAGCACATAACTTCTAATTATTTTAGGCATTATCTTTTTACAGGTACTCTCTATGTCAAATACATCCATTCCAAAAATCTCTCCGTTGATTGCAAAGACCGCTCCTATCTGCCCTTCTCTTATGGGAAAAGCATCTCTATATTCCTCAATTCGTGGTTTCTCTTTTTCGTAAATATCGCTCATAGCAGAGGTTGGAGAGTTAGTTTTCGAAGTTGCCATCCTATGACATACATTATTCCAGACTTTTTGCTGATTGGCTTGAAAATTCTCTCTTGTTTTCATTGATTCTACAACTGAATCCTTCTGTATTTTCCTTAAAGTAGCATAAGAAATATTTGGACTTGAATAAAACTTGTCAGATGTGTGCCTCCATCTGCCTTCTTCAACACACGAAACTGGAATGCTTATTGTACTTTCTTTGGGCACCATTAAACTTATATTTACAATTCTGTTTTGTTTAGCTCCAACAAGTTCTTCTCCATCCATAATAAAAACATCTTCTTTCCCTGTGTTTACTACTCTAATAAGTGGAACTATAGCTGAACCCATCTCTTCAACTACTAAAGTATTTTTTGCAATGGCTTCGTCTAAAGTTATATACTCATAAACTGATTTTATGTTGCTCTTTAAAGAAAAAACACTCAACCCGTCTTTATCTGTTCTGCCACCTACTGTAAGAGATTTTAAGAAACGTAACAGTGTCGCTTGAGATTTTACTTCCATATTCCTTCCTCCTTAGCCCCAAACTAAAATATGAGGCAAATAAGTTTTTGTTACCTGTTTTTCTCCGTATCAAGGTATATTCTTAACCTAGCTGCAATCTTCTCAAGAAACTCTTCTTTATCTTCTCTGCTACCCTTGATAATATCGGTTCTTATATTTAATTCTACTCCCTCTTTTACAACCACTCTTAACCACTCCTGAGATACTTTTAATTCTTCTTTCACTTTCTTAAAAGATACCTTTTCTCTAAATATAGCCTCTATTTTATTTTCATTAAGGAATTTTTGTTTTCTGTCCATTGGTGATACCAAACGAGAGTATTCAGAATATCCGTTTTGTCCGCTTATAATTAGTTCTTCCATTCTTTCTTCTTCCATATCTTTAATCATATCTTTAATTTTATTGAGAGATAGGTATTGTGCTTGAAGATGTTTTATAATCAGTATTTGTAAAAGATGTCTATATGTAAAACGAGAAGAACTCTCCGAAACTTCGTAAGGTTTGTCAACAAGCCCTTCATTGATATAATACCGAACTGTCCTTTCATCAGGATAGACAGAAACACGGTACCTTTTCTGTTCGCTTGCTATGTGTGGAATTATTTGAGCCGCTACTATTACAAGTTCATCTAAGGTAGAATACTCTTTATTTTTAAAGGAATTTAGAAGTTTTTGTTTAATCATTAAGAGTGTTTTACCTGAAAAAGTATATACTGTCAATAGTATTTACTAAATTTTATAAAACTTGAATAAGGGGAATTGGGTCAAAGGTATATTTTCTTTAGAGTATCAAGGAGATGATGGAACTCATCGTGTTTGCCTACTCCAATTTTTTCTACCTCTATTATATCAAACTCTTTAAAAAGTTCTTTTTGCATTTCCAAGTTTAAGAGGATATCTGCAATGGGAAAGAAAAAATAGTTTTCTTTATCTATATGTTTTCTTAGGTGGTGGGCATATTTTGAAATATTTTCTTCCATTTCTGAGGTATCTGCTCTACCTTTTTTATATTCTAAGATAGAGTTAGATATATTTTTTACTGCTCTGCGGCCTTTTGTATGTTCTTTATTTAAAATATCTATCGAGTCTTGAAGAGTGCTACCCTGTTCTGTTTGTAAAATAGCAGGGAAAAGGATATCTTCTTCTTTGGTATGATGACACTTGTCTACAAAGATTTGCAAAAATTCAAGAATACTGTCAAGATGTGAAGTGTCAACTTTTTCTCCTTTTTGAAGTTTTTTGCATATACCTTCCATTATGTTTAGCATAAGATTTATACCTTTATGTTC includes the following:
- a CDS encoding MerR family transcriptional regulator, producing MIKQKLLNSFKNKEYSTLDELVIVAAQIIPHIASEQKRYRVSVYPDERTVRYYINEGLVDKPYEVSESSSRFTYRHLLQILIIKHLQAQYLSLNKIKDMIKDMEEERMEELIISGQNGYSEYSRLVSPMDRKQKFLNENKIEAIFREKVSFKKVKEELKVSQEWLRVVVKEGVELNIRTDIIKGSREDKEEFLEKIAARLRIYLDTEKNR
- a CDS encoding hemerythrin domain-containing protein, whose amino-acid sequence is MIATENLKDEHKGINLMLNIMEGICKKLQKGEKVDTSHLDSILEFLQIFVDKCHHTKEEDILFPAILQTEQGSTLQDSIDILNKEHTKGRRAVKNISNSILEYKKGRADTSEMEENISKYAHHLRKHIDKENYFFFPIADILLNLEMQKELFKEFDIIEVEKIGVGKHDEFHHLLDTLKKIYL